In the genome of Desulfovibrio sp. JC022, the window AAGCCATTTCAATTTTTTCAGCCATCAAAGTTATCCCGCTGGCCCTGATAGTAGCGGAGATTCCTTTCAAGGCATGTGAATATTTTACAGCTTGAGACAGATCATCACTTCTAAGAGCTTCAGCCAGTGCTTCGGTCCGTGCAGGAGCATCTACTATATAAACTCTTAAAATTTCAGCACCGAGTTCCCGGTCTCCACCTAGGTGATTATAGAAAGCTTGCTCATTAAAAACTACATCAGACATTATAGTCCTCCGTTATTACAATATTTCCAGCTTTGCTATTATCACATTCCAGAACGATTAACCAACTTATAAAACAGAGGAATTTCTGACTCCATCTTGCGATAAAAAAAACGATCCTGCCCTGACTTTTCAGCGAGAACACGGGCATTCTCCAATTCCTTGAGCCCTTCCTGAAATCTAAAAACCTTAAGACTTGTAACCGCGACTTCCGCACTGATACGCCAGTCATCAGGATAATGAAGCGATAGATGAGAAAGAAATCCAAGCCGGGTTGGCTCACCACCCTTTACCCCGTTAAAAACAGAGTCAAGCTTCATATAGAGTTCTTTATCGGAAGGTCTGCGATGAAGAGCGGCAAAAAAACAATCTGATGCGCAAGATGGAATACCTTCATCTTCGTTAAAAGCAACACCGGACCGGATACTCAATCCGCTCTTGAATGCGGCATCACCCCAAAGCTTTAAAAGATGAACATCATCTTCGGGCTTAACAATATTCGCAGATCTGCCTAACGCGGCATAGGCATACCAAAAATGTTTTGCAACTTCCCACTGA includes:
- a CDS encoding Hpt domain-containing protein, with product MSDVVFNEQAFYNHLGGDRELGAEILRVYIVDAPARTEALAEALRSDDLSQAVKYSHALKGISATIRASGITLMAEKIEMASRNGDLERAREVMPKVYLELQAVLKKIQDHLEK